A region from the Pogoniulus pusillus isolate bPogPus1 chromosome 43, bPogPus1.pri, whole genome shotgun sequence genome encodes:
- the LOC135192582 gene encoding uncharacterized protein LOC135192582 has protein sequence MHYYGDCYSHLCLPGSGCLAETTQRCPPQPDACSTTCHPLSITKSPVPRWQSYTQPFTYVCPSLSASQAALLSCQPYLQKCVVLYPEPCETTQLLPCRKPSVKLSTLPSFQHCETNPPVKKRVAKSLPPCAPRCPEPSKLKFPPCGIRSSSSCREGCRSQKVSKCSSQRCSAAALQGLTSGYSRPLRGATECPPQQCTVQSFLGEYVKGFPHQKCMKGYPTQEYVTTYSSQPCVAKSPPRPQCPPAQGTKERSSQQHATKSPLAQDGAKHKSSSTQHLSKSKCLHPRAAQHSPHGAAKRSSPAKKSRCSSRWLW, from the coding sequence ATGCACTACTACGGGGACTGCTACAGCCACCTCTGCCTGCCCGGCTCGGGCTGCCTTGCCGAGACCACGCAGCGCTGCCCGCCGCAGCCCGACGCCTGCAGCACCACCTGCCACCcgctcagcatcaccaagagcCCCGTGCCCAGATGGCAGAGCTACACCCAGCCCTTCACCTACGTGTGCCCCAGCCTGAGtgccagccaggcagctctgctgtcctgccAGCCCTACCTCCAGAAGTGTGTGGTGCTGTACCCCGAGCCCTGCGAGaccacccagctcctgccctgcaggaagCCCAGCGTGAAGCTGAGCACTCTGCCGAGCTTCCAGCACTGTGAGACCAACCCCCCCGTGAAGAAGAGGGTGGCCAAGAGCCTCCCCCCCTGTGCCCCCAggtgcccagagcccagcaagCTGAAGTTCCCCCCGTGTGGGATTAGGTCCTCGTCCTCctgcagggagggctgcaggtCGCAGAAGGTCTCCAAGTGCTCCTCGCAGCGCTGCAGCGCCgcagccctgcaggggctcACCAGCGGCTACTCGCGGCCCCTGCGGGGAGCCACCGAGTGCCCCCCCCAGCAGTGCACCGTGCAGTCCTTCCTGGGGGAGTACGTGAAGGGCTTCCCCCACCAGAAGTGCATGAAGGGCTACCCCACGCAGGAGTATGTCACCACCtactcctcccagccctgcgtCGCCAAGTCCCCGCCGCGGCCGCAGTGCCCCCCGGCGCAGGGCACCAAGGAGCGCTCCTCACAGCAACATGCAACCAAGTCCCCCCTGGCTCAGGACGGAGCCAAGCACAAGAGTTCCTCCACCCAGCACCTAAGCAAGTCCAAGTGCCTCCACCCCCGAGCCGCCCAGCACTCGCCGCACGGAGCAGCCAAACGCTCCAGCCCGGCCAAGAAGAGTCGCTGCAGCTCCAGGTGGCTGTGgtga